From Desulfurobacteriaceae bacterium:
AGGATAGAAGAAGACCCAAAGTTAAATAAATTCTTAGATTTGCTGAAAGGTGAGGATTCTGTTCTTAGTAAAGCTAGAAAGATACTTATTTTTACAGAATATTCTGAAACTGCAGAATATCTTGGAAGGAAGCTAAAAGAAACTTTTGGAGAGTGTGTTCTAGTTTACTCCTCAAAATCAAAATCATCTGTAAGAAAGGAAATTATTGAAAACTTTGATCCTAATGCAAAGGTGCAGAAAGATGACATAAAAATTCTTATTACAACAGACGTTTTAGCAGAAGGTATAAACCTTCATCGTTCAAACGTTATAGTCAATTATGACATTCCTTGGAACCCAACAAGAGTTTTACAAAGAGTTGGAAGAATTAACAGAGTAGGAACGTCTTTTAA
This genomic window contains:
- a CDS encoding C-terminal helicase domain-containing protein, translating into MLKGEDSVLSKARKILIFTEYSETAEYLGRKLKETFGECVLVYSSKSKSSVRKEIIENFDPNAKVQKDDIKILITTDVLAEGINLHRSNVIVNYDIPWNPTRVLQRVGRINRVGTSFKEIYIYNFFPVGVAEKELGLEAAAIAKLQAFHQALGEDAKYLTEEEEVNAHGLFKKMNRLKEDEEEDSLLKYVKLLREIKEKEPELFEKIK